TCCGGTTTCGTCTTCCATCCCTGAAAGAGTAGATGAGCTTCTTGAACTTGTGGGACTTCGGGGGGAACATCTAGACAGATATCCGGCTCACCTTAGTGGTGGTGAAATACAGAGAATTGTACTTGCCCGTATTCTTTCCATCAGGCCGGAATTCATCGTTGCCGATGAGCCCACTTCAATGCTTGACGTATCCGTGCAGGCGCAGGTATTGAGAATTATGGAAAAAATACAGGATGAAACAGGCATTTCCTATCTCCTGATTTCCCATGATATCGATGTCTTACAAACCGTATGTGACAGAATTGGTTATCTTGAAGACGGGCAAATTTCCTATATTGAGGATGTCTGATTTCGGATGCCTGCTAATGCTGTGTGGATATTCGAACCCGTCACTTATTGCTGCTTGTGTGCGCCAGATGCATTTGTCGTCTGTGCCTCTTTTCAAAGATTACTTTAAGCCAAATTCTCCCAGTTTCTTTTCCCCCTCATGGGTGGTGTACCACCGCTTATTTCTTCCACTAAAAAATTTATCTTTTTTTATGGCCAAGCTTTTTTTTCAGAAAAATGCTGAAGGAGATCAAGAGGGAGTTATATAAGTTGGATTATGATATAGAAACTGCTTCCAGAGAAAGCAGCAATATACTCAATCTTGCCAGGAACATCTTGTAATGAGATCCATACAAATCGGAAACACGGCTGTTGAATACGATTTAATCTTTTCTAACAGGAAGAAGACCATTGGTCTATCCATTGATCACAACAAGAAACTGACGGTAAGAGCACCAAAGAAATTGTCAGAGGATGATGTCAAAACAAACCTGTTCCTAAAGGCAAAATGGATCATTACTCATCTTGAAAGGATGGAAGAGATTCAGGAAGAAGAATCTAAGGAGTTTGTGAGTGGTGAGAAGTTCCTGCTACGGGGCCGCAGATACCGGTTGAAGGTGCTCAAATCGGAAGAGGCTACTGAAGCATCTTTGACAATGAAAAGCGGAAGGTTCATTGCAACTATTCCGGCATACATTCCTGAATCTGATTACAGAAAGCACCTGAGGCCTCTGTTCATGGATTACTACCAGCAGAAAGCCGAGCAGGTTATCAATGAAAGAATTGACAGATACCTGAAGTATTTTGATGAGCATCCTTCTGGTGTATTGGTGAAGGAATACAAAAGTAAATGGGGAAGCTGTTCCAAGGACAATCAGTTGCGTTTTAACTGGAAGATTGTGATGGCTAAGACCTCTATCATTGATTACCTGGTTGTTCACGAACTATGTCACATGGAGCACAAGAACCATTCAAAAGATTACTGGAAGGCTGTGCAAGTTATACTTCCAGACTATGGGGAGAA
The DNA window shown above is from Methanohalophilus levihalophilus and carries:
- a CDS encoding ABC transporter ATP-binding protein: MSPLLRVNNLSKNFDGHQVLHDINFTVEKGETFGLFGDSGSGKTTIGRSIVGLEKPDGGEILFRDDNLLTMNRGQMRRIRPKIQMIFQHPEMSLNPKMKAFDSLVEPMMIHERPVSSSIPERVDELLELVGLRGEHLDRYPAHLSGGEIQRIVLARILSIRPEFIVADEPTSMLDVSVQAQVLRIMEKIQDETGISYLLISHDIDVLQTVCDRIGYLEDGQISYIEDV
- a CDS encoding M48 family metallopeptidase, translating into MRSIQIGNTAVEYDLIFSNRKKTIGLSIDHNKKLTVRAPKKLSEDDVKTNLFLKAKWIITHLERMEEIQEEESKEFVSGEKFLLRGRRYRLKVLKSEEATEASLTMKSGRFIATIPAYIPESDYRKHLRPLFMDYYQQKAEQVINERIDRYLKYFDEHPSGVLVKEYKSKWGSCSKDNQLRFNWKIVMAKTSIIDYLVVHELCHMEHKNHSKDYWKAVQVILPDYGEKRKWLRVHGNLLNI